One Halanaerobium hydrogeniformans genomic window, AGCTACAGTGATATCAGTAATTACACTTATCAATATTTAAGAGATGAAGATTTAAATCTTTTAGAAGGCCAAAAAACAACCCAGTATTTTAATGATCTGCTGGGGATAGAGATAGAGTACCTCTTGATAGATGAGTTTCAGGATACCAGTGTTCTACAGTGGAAGCTCTTAAAACCAATTATCAATAATACTGCCAATAAGATCATCGTCGGTGATGAAAAACAATCTATTTATGGCTGGAGGGGTGGAGAAAAAGAACTCTTTGCAAAGCTAGAAAATATAATAGCTGCTGAGGTAGCTAATTTAAATCTCTGTTATAGAAGTGATGGTAAAATTCTTGATTTTGTAAATATTTTTTTTAAAAACCTTCATCCAGACTGGGACTACGAGAATGTAGATGTTAGTTCCGAAAGAACCGAACTGGGTTATGTACAGATCTTAGTTGGAGGGAAAAGCAGTATAAGTTATTTTGATAAAGACATAGAAAATGCAGGATCTGCTGAAGAAAAGAGCCGACTGGAAAATATTCAAAATACAATAGTCAAAGACCTCAAATCTGAAATAGCCTCGCAGATAGAAGAATATAAGGATGATTTAGGAAACATAGCAGTAATAGCCCGTAAAGGTTCTGACCTGGAAGAAATAGCTGAAGAACTAGATCGGAGAAATATCAAATATATTCGGGGTAGTTCAAACAGCATCATAGAACATGAAGCTGTAAAACCGATTTACAATCTGCTTAAATATCTTTATGCAGGTGATTATCTGTGTTTGCTTAAATTTTTAAGAAGTGACCTGATAAAAATTAATCACCAGACTTTAAAATATTTACTTAGAAATAAGGCAGATATAGAAAAAGCATTAAACTCTGAAAAAGAAATAGTTCATCAGGATATTTCAGAACTGCTCAACTTGATTAGAGATCTTAAAACAATGGATTATGAAGAAGTTATTCACAATCTTTTCAATAAGCTGGCTTTGTTCGATATCTACCAGGATCAGGCTTCAGCCCTTAAGAATATCTACTTCTTTTACGAATTATTAAATCGATTTAATTCTTTAAATTTATTAATTCAATATGTTGAAGAAAATAAAGAGTCAGAAGAACTGCAGCAGCTGGGAATAGAAGATGAAGATGCAGTTAAACTTTCTACAATTCATAAAGCAAAAGGCCTGAGCTTTGAAAGCGTATTTTATTATTTTTCACCTAAACTATCAGCTGGGAGCAATAATAACAGCATTAAAATATATATTGATTTTGATGAAAGTTATCAAGAGATTGAAGAGTATTTACTTACAAATACAAAATATAATTTCATTTTAGAAAGTCTCTCCTATAATTTTATCGAGGAAGAAAATGAAAAAGAACTGATGGAAGAGATCAATAATGATTATGTGGCGATGACCAGGGCCGTTAACAATCTCTTTGTTTATGTAGAAAACCCCCGCAAACTTAGACTGGATCAGAGTTTGTTCTGGGAAGGCAGTAATTATGAATTTTATGAAACAGCTCTACTCAATGCAGCTAAAAGCAATAATTTGATAGATTTAATCGAAGTTAAAAAATTTGGCACACTGGATAGGGTTGATAGTAAAAGCATAGAAGCAGAAGTTGATTTAAAAGATTTAGCTAAATACTTTAGATTTGAAATAACAGAAACTCCAGCCGAAAAGAAGAGCTTAAGTTATGAACAGAATAAGTATAGACTGTTGGGGACAATAGTCCATGACTATCTGCAGCATATTCATTATGATAAAAAAGCAGAACATAAGCTAGCTGCAAATATTATCAGTGATAAATATGTAAATATTCTTGGCCAAAAAGTAATTGCTGAGCTGATAGATTCACTGCAGAAGTTTACCGCAGCCAATCCAGAACTATTTGCTGAAAAGTATGATGTTTTTACAGAATACACCCTTTTTGATGGAGATGAAATGAAACGAATAGATAGGTTGATGATTGATCAAAAATCTAAAGAAATTTTGATTATAGATTACAAAACAGGTCAAAAGTATCAAGATGAACAGCTTGAAGATTATGCGATGTTGATTAAGAGCAAGCTTAAAGAAGATTATGATATCAAAACAGAATTTATAGATGTTAAGGTAATCAAAGATTTAAAAATTATTGATTTGTAAATTGATTTACTGATAAATCAGGAAATATTAATTAAAATTATTTTTATATTTACATCTTATACTAATTATACTAAAATTTTAAAGAAGGAGTCGATAATATGAAAAAAATTCTATTTTTTCTTTTTCTTTTTTCACTGCTTATTCTGCCGTTAAGTAATGTTCAGGCAGCAGGGGCAGATGTACATGTGAGTATTTATCCGATCTACGAAATAGCTGAGAGAGTTGGTGGAGAAAGATTGAATATCAATCAGGTTACTCCAGATGGAGTAGAGGTCCATGGATTTGAACCTTCACCAAGAGTTTTAGCTCAGCTTGAAAATACTGATCTATTTATTTATATTGGTCAGCAGCTGCAGGGATGGACTGAAAATGTAGCGGATAATTTAAGAGATGAAGGGATCAAAGTCATCGACCTAACTGAACATGTAGATCTAATTGAATATGATGGACACCACCATCATGATGATCACCACCATGAACATGAAGAAGATGCACACCATGATCACCATGAACATGAAGAAGATGCACACCATGATCACCATGAACATGAAGAAGATGCACACCATGATCACCATGAACATGAAGAAGATGCACACCATGATCATCATGAAGATGGACATCACCATGATCATTCTCATGGAGAATATGATAACCATATCTGGCTAGATTTTAATAATATGATTGTGATAACAGAACTGATGGTAGAAGAATTCTCTCAACTAGATCCAGAGGGTGAAGAAGTATATAGGGCAAATGGAGAAGCAGTTATCGAAGAACTAAAAGCACTGGATCAAGCTTATGAAGAGGGGCTTCAGGATTTAAAAAATGATACTATTATTGTTTCTCATGCTGCTTTTGGCTATCTTGCAGAAAATTATGGTTTAAAACAAAGAGCAGTAACAGGTTTAGATCCTCACTCAGAACCATCATCACAAACCATTAGAGAGTTAATTGATCTTTCCAGGGAAACAGGTCAGGAATATATCTTTTTAGAAGTTCTTGCCAGTCCTCGGGCAGTGAATGTAGTTGCTGAAGAAGCTGGTTTAGAGATATTAACCTTAAATCCGGCTGCTGGTTTAAGAGAAGAAGACATTGAAAATAATGAAAACTACTTTACAATAATGTATGATAATCTTGAAAACTTGAAAAAAGCATTAAAATAATTATAGATAGAGCCTGGCTTGTTGCAGATTTAATTTAAGCCAGGCAATTTTTTTGATTAGAAAGCTGCTTTTTAAAGGAATGTTGTTAAGTTTATCGAAATTTAAATATAGCAGCTAAAGAAAATTTGGGGGAAATCATATGAAGGTTCTAGAAATAAATAATGTTAGTTTTTCCTATGAACAGGAAGAGGTCATAAAAGATATTACATTATCTTTTGCCAAAAGTGATTTTGCGGCTTTTGTTGGGCCAAACGGTTCAGGGAAAAGCACTTTAATCAAAATGATCACCGGTAATTTAAAGCCCGATCAGGGAGATATAAAAATCTTTGGAAAATCGATTACAAATTATAGTGATTGGAGTAGGATAGGTTATATATCCCAACAGGTTAGGGATTTTAACCAGAGTTTTCCAGCTACGGTTAGGGAGATAATTGCCAGCAATCTCTATAATAAAATGGGATTTATCAAAATAATGAATTCTGAATTAGAAACGAAGATAAATAAAGCTTTAAAGCTTGTAGATATGGAGAATTATTTAAATAGAAAGATCGGGAACTTATCTGGTGGTCAACAGCAGAGAGTTTTTATCGCCAGGATGATGGTTAATGACCCGGATCTTATTTTACTTGATGAACCCTTAGTTGGGGTTGATATAAGGGCTCAGGATGATTTTTATCAGATTATTGGTGAGATAAATGATAATCTGGAGAAAACGGTTATTATGGTATCCCATGATGTTAATTTAATCAGTAAACAGGCAAACAAAGTTATCTGTTTTGATAATGGTGAAGCATATTCTCATGATTCAAGTGATTTTAGTTATCAAAATTATATAGAAGGATTAAGAGATACATCGATAAGAATTATTCCGGAACATGGTCATTAAGGAGGTGTTGTTGCTGGAATTTTTAAATTATAGATTCATGAAAAGAGCTTTGCTTGCCGGTAATCTTGTCGGCATAGTTGCTCCACTTGTGGGAGTTTTTTTGAGTTTGAGAAGACTTTCTTTAATCGGTCATGCTCTTTCACATGTGGCACTGGCAGGGGTAGCTATAGGTCTTTTTGCAGGATTTTTACCGATTTATTCAGCAATTGTAGTTTCGATTATCGCTGCTTTAGCAATAGAGAAATTGCGTAGGGATTATTCTGATTATGCCGAATTATCACTTGCAATAATTCTTGCTGCAGGTTTAGGGGTTGCAACGATTTTAATTAACCTTTCTCAAAGAAGTGCTGGGATTCAGAGCTATTTATTTGGCAGTATTTCTTTGGTTGGAAGCAGAGATATTTATATTATCTTATTTTTAACTATAATAATAATTGCAATTATTGTTAAATTTTATTACGGTTTTTTCTTTCTAGCATTTAATGAAGATGAAGCCAGGTTGGCAGGGGTCCCGGCCAAACCATTAAATATAATTTTTATGATTGTTACCTCACTTACTGTAGCACTTTCAATCCAGATAGTGGGAACTTTATTAATTGCATCTTTAATCACAATCCCGGTTGCAACGGGGATGCTTTTGGGTAAAAGCTTTAAAAACACTATTTTTTACAGCATCTTTTTTAGTTTGATTTCTGTAAATTCTGGTATAATATTATCTTTTTATTATGATCTTGCTTCAGGAGGAACGATTATTTTAATTAGTGTTTTTCTTTTATTGGTCGTGATTTCTATAAAAAAAGTATTTCATATAAATTAAATTATTTAAAAGCTTTATTAACAGCTGATACTCCTGCAAATTAACAAAGTGTGAAATCTAATATATTTACAATCAGACCTGCTGAAAAGCAGGTTTTTTTCTTATATCAGTTATTAATTTACATCATAATTTTTGAAATATTGATACAATTTTAATAACATTATCGAATAATAATTATTTAGTGAGGGAGGTGAAATTTTTATATAGTTAGATTTTCGTTAGGAAAATATACATCTAAGTCAGAAATAGATCAGGTCTTAAGCCAGTTAAAATTATTAAGTTGATTTATTTCTGGAGAGGATGGATGAGGATAAATTAGCTGAGCACCTAAAAAAAGCGGAAGAATTTTTAGCAAAAATATAAAAAAACATTAGTTTGTGACATAATGCTGTCAGACTGCTGTGTTATAATAATATTAAGCTTGATTAGATTTTAATTTAATTAACTGCTGAGGTGAAATAAGATGGCAAAATTGGTATCTTTTCTTTACAAGCTGGCCAGGAAGGCAAATGATGTGGAGACTTTGAGTAGTGGAGATCCCAAGCGGGTTGCAAAAAGAGCCAAAAATAAAGTTATTGGCAGATCATTGATCAAAAAACTAATGAAATAGGGGGCTAAGTATGGAAGAAATTTTAGATGAACTCAAAATCGGCGAAAAATTAACTATGG contains:
- a CDS encoding metal ABC transporter ATP-binding protein — its product is MKVLEINNVSFSYEQEEVIKDITLSFAKSDFAAFVGPNGSGKSTLIKMITGNLKPDQGDIKIFGKSITNYSDWSRIGYISQQVRDFNQSFPATVREIIASNLYNKMGFIKIMNSELETKINKALKLVDMENYLNRKIGNLSGGQQQRVFIARMMVNDPDLILLDEPLVGVDIRAQDDFYQIIGEINDNLEKTVIMVSHDVNLISKQANKVICFDNGEAYSHDSSDFSYQNYIEGLRDTSIRIIPEHGH
- a CDS encoding metal ABC transporter permease translates to MLLLEFLNYRFMKRALLAGNLVGIVAPLVGVFLSLRRLSLIGHALSHVALAGVAIGLFAGFLPIYSAIVVSIIAALAIEKLRRDYSDYAELSLAIILAAGLGVATILINLSQRSAGIQSYLFGSISLVGSRDIYIILFLTIIIIAIIVKFYYGFFFLAFNEDEARLAGVPAKPLNIIFMIVTSLTVALSIQIVGTLLIASLITIPVATGMLLGKSFKNTIFYSIFFSLISVNSGIILSFYYDLASGGTIILISVFLLLVVISIKKVFHIN
- a CDS encoding metal ABC transporter substrate-binding protein: MKKILFFLFLFSLLILPLSNVQAAGADVHVSIYPIYEIAERVGGERLNINQVTPDGVEVHGFEPSPRVLAQLENTDLFIYIGQQLQGWTENVADNLRDEGIKVIDLTEHVDLIEYDGHHHHDDHHHEHEEDAHHDHHEHEEDAHHDHHEHEEDAHHDHHEHEEDAHHDHHEDGHHHDHSHGEYDNHIWLDFNNMIVITELMVEEFSQLDPEGEEVYRANGEAVIEELKALDQAYEEGLQDLKNDTIIVSHAAFGYLAENYGLKQRAVTGLDPHSEPSSQTIRELIDLSRETGQEYIFLEVLASPRAVNVVAEEAGLEILTLNPAAGLREEDIENNENYFTIMYDNLENLKKALK
- a CDS encoding UvrD-helicase domain-containing protein; this translates as MNKILKASAGTGKTYRLSLEYLNAVFEGTDFRNIVVMTFTRKATAEIRERIIEHLKNLKENGIDSDVYEELKKISSLTGEKILLQVDSVFEEILSSKEKINVYTIDSFVNKIFKRSIAPYLGIKTYEVTDKDEESAEKVFKKILEDEQVFAQMEGFLTENRSRRIKDYTDIIADIINQRWKFELIDYQPRKAKTNTDFVSKLDNCLDIIIEIAEAKAKEFDSSYFRKEFKRSLEKYLNLKSKAEKKELIYKEHKLFLSKHFWNGRKLRGKAVQELKLELENEYALMQESLANKAFNKEVIEYEKEVFSFIEKIFEFYDQIKFKEKIFSYSDISNYTYQYLRDEDLNLLEGQKTTQYFNDLLGIEIEYLLIDEFQDTSVLQWKLLKPIINNTANKIIVGDEKQSIYGWRGGEKELFAKLENIIAAEVANLNLCYRSDGKILDFVNIFFKNLHPDWDYENVDVSSERTELGYVQILVGGKSSISYFDKDIENAGSAEEKSRLENIQNTIVKDLKSEIASQIEEYKDDLGNIAVIARKGSDLEEIAEELDRRNIKYIRGSSNSIIEHEAVKPIYNLLKYLYAGDYLCLLKFLRSDLIKINHQTLKYLLRNKADIEKALNSEKEIVHQDISELLNLIRDLKTMDYEEVIHNLFNKLALFDIYQDQASALKNIYFFYELLNRFNSLNLLIQYVEENKESEELQQLGIEDEDAVKLSTIHKAKGLSFESVFYYFSPKLSAGSNNNSIKIYIDFDESYQEIEEYLLTNTKYNFILESLSYNFIEEENEKELMEEINNDYVAMTRAVNNLFVYVENPRKLRLDQSLFWEGSNYEFYETALLNAAKSNNLIDLIEVKKFGTLDRVDSKSIEAEVDLKDLAKYFRFEITETPAEKKSLSYEQNKYRLLGTIVHDYLQHIHYDKKAEHKLAANIISDKYVNILGQKVIAELIDSLQKFTAANPELFAEKYDVFTEYTLFDGDEMKRIDRLMIDQKSKEILIIDYKTGQKYQDEQLEDYAMLIKSKLKEDYDIKTEFIDVKVIKDLKIIDL